In the genome of Plasmodium malariae genome assembly, contig: PmUG01_00_46, whole genome shotgun sequence, one region contains:
- the PmUG01_00074700 gene encoding fam-l protein: MGKKQKTIIFINFFGFILLSWICHFYIDVKMFNISLDKYCEIKKILKIRNYRLLGKYTHNMDLNFICTKEEIPNIGLNIRNDICNNEESVKTQMKQSNGSSPGNTRGHKKHMKNKTCTFETKKYSHMEKKIFKELDYQDFLKNNRTISDKLYKKVIIKKYRLRFALPLVLFLLFSLGLILDFTCNCGLRRGLYKLLRFSLGLLMRKFHDYLKTAVGSFFKYTNDKSKVFYITPFFDFLIYCVLFFIFGITLISGIIYYHKKVKKFEKIKFRKR; encoded by the exons atgggaaaaaaacagaagacaatcatatttattaatttttttgggTTCATCCTTTTATCTTGGATATGTCATTTTTACATTGATGtt aaaatgTTCAATATATCATTGGATAAGTACTGCGAGATTAAgaaaatactaaaaataaggaattaTAGATTACTAGGAAAGTATACACATAATATggatttaaattttatatgtacaaaagaagaaatacCAAATATTGGATTAAATATTAGAAAcgatatatgtaataatgaagaaaGTGTGAAAACACAAATGAAGCAGTCAAATGGAAGTTCACCAGGAAATACAAGAGGtcataaaaaacatatgaaaaataaaacttgtacgtttgaaacaaaaaaatattctcatATGGAGAAAAAGATATTCAAGGAACTTGATTATCaggattttcttaaaaacaacAGAACAATTAGTGATAAGTTGtacaaaaaagtaataattaaaaaatacagattACGGTTTGCTTTGCCTTTAgtattgtttttattgttcTCATTAGGACTAATATTAGATTTTACTTGTAATTGTGGCCTTAGGAGGGGGTTATATAAGTTATTGAGATTTTCATTAGGTCTGTTAATGAGGAAGTTTCACGATTACTTGAAAACCGCTGTAGGCTCGTTTTTCAAGTATACCAATGATAAAAGTaaagttttttatataacaccgttttttgattttctaatatattgcGTACTCTTCTTTATATTTGGTATAACTCTTATATCaggaattatttattaccataaaaaagtaaaaaaatttgaaaaaattaaatttaggaAAAGGTAA
- the PmUG01_00074800 gene encoding Plasmodium exported protein, unknown function produces MKKNFNSIIFIKIFIFTLLFWIIRYNNDLKSCNGLLDEKYKLYRDLYLTTNRQLAHHSVNRNFNGRYNKVLDEEHISKNKQDILSQNKELKESELKREKWHKVHKSSNSSLSSRADVFCEKKIFSVLHSIDKIKNNEEMNDWEKCTAINRKKIKLLLIPAYIFLLVTLVYSRLVSKSQGTITPGNTYYYPVITILLGFAFAIYLSVVLGIIYTCRKIKKYRIIKKYKQQICNNGTVNL; encoded by the exons atgaaaaaaaatttcaattccatcatttttattaaaatcttTATCTttactcttttattttggaTAATTCGTTATAACAATGATTtg aagaGCTGCAATGGGTTATTGGATGAGAAGTATAAGTTATATAGAGATTTATACTTAACAACTAATCGACAGTTAGCACATCATTCAGTGAACAGAAATTTTAATGGACGATATAATAAAGTGCTAGATGAAGAACAtatatctaaaaataaacaagacATATTATCACAAAAcaaagaattaaaagaaagtgaattaaaaagagaaaaatggCATAAAGTGCATAAAAGTAGTAATTCTTCGTTATCTAGTAGAGCGGATGTattttgtgaaaaaaaaatattcagcGTATTACATTCCATtgacaaaataaagaataacgAAGAAATGAACGACTGGGAAAAGTGTACAGCCATAAATAGaaagaagataaaattattattaattccggcctatatatttttattggtAACTTTAGTATATTCAAGATTAGTGTCTAAGTCACAGGGAACAATTACTCCAGGAAATACGTATTATTATCCTGTGATTACAATTTTATTAGGTTTTGCATTTGCGATATACTTATCTGTTGTATTAGGCATTATTTATACctgtagaaaaattaaaaaatatagaattataaaaaaatataagcaacAAATTTGTAATAATGGTACggttaatttataa